The following are encoded in a window of Brevibacillus ruminantium genomic DNA:
- a CDS encoding aldo/keto reductase produces MHTRSFGRDPHQVSLLGFGAQRIVDEHDCTEEQAIAIIRRAVELGVNYFDTAPSYSDGQSEARVGMGLRGLRDQVWIATKTGGRTRDLAWKDLEGSLKRLGTDYIDEWRIHNVMQPHDLDAIFAKGGALEALVEAREQGVVRKLSISGHTDPRLLSEAIRRFPFDSALVALSALDHFIYSFAHEFVPLAVEKGVAVIGMKVMALGQLAPWTEQALRYTWSLPVSTAILGVSKMDQLEADVEIAKRFTPMTDIERVQFFQEIMPLVRADVLRWKASEWMSGEWYKLPELNR; encoded by the coding sequence ATGCATACCCGTTCGTTCGGACGCGACCCCCATCAGGTCTCCCTGCTCGGCTTCGGCGCACAGCGCATCGTAGATGAGCATGACTGCACAGAGGAGCAGGCGATTGCGATCATCCGGCGTGCCGTGGAGCTGGGGGTCAACTATTTTGATACAGCGCCCAGCTACAGCGACGGCCAATCAGAAGCCCGGGTCGGAATGGGCTTGCGCGGTTTGCGCGACCAGGTTTGGATTGCCACCAAAACAGGCGGCCGCACAAGAGATTTGGCGTGGAAGGATCTGGAGGGCAGTCTGAAGCGGCTGGGCACAGACTACATCGATGAATGGCGCATCCACAACGTCATGCAGCCGCATGATCTGGACGCGATTTTTGCCAAAGGCGGAGCGCTGGAAGCCTTGGTCGAGGCGCGGGAGCAGGGGGTGGTCCGCAAACTGAGCATCAGCGGACATACCGACCCGAGACTGCTTTCCGAAGCCATTCGCCGCTTTCCGTTTGACAGTGCATTGGTTGCGCTGTCCGCCCTGGATCATTTCATCTACAGCTTCGCGCATGAGTTCGTCCCGCTGGCGGTGGAAAAGGGAGTAGCGGTAATCGGGATGAAGGTCATGGCGCTGGGACAGTTGGCCCCATGGACAGAGCAGGCGCTTCGCTACACCTGGAGCCTGCCTGTCTCCACTGCGATTCTGGGTGTCAGCAAAATGGACCAGCTGGAAGCGGATGTGGAGATTGCCAAGCGGTTCACCCCGATGACCGATATTGAACGAGTCCAGTTTTTTCAGGAAATCATGCCGTTGGTTCGAGCGGATGTATTGCGCTGGAAAGCAAGCGAGTGGATGTCTGGCGAGTGGTACAAGCTCCCGGAGCTGAACCGGTAA
- a CDS encoding SCO family protein, whose translation MSEISREQVSFWKRHWFTVAAGVLALLVVGVFGYQYMQKSQIPVLKQTNDFTLDSIDGSKYTMFEHNGKVRLVEFMFTHCPDICPATTFNMSKLQEKLKEKGTFGNKVEFVTITFDPERDTVDVLQKYAEQFNVDFSGWHFLRGEEADIEKVTKDYGMAVLKQPDGSFAHTARIFLIDKEGKMRRAYGMASDMDQDLILQEMSQLAK comes from the coding sequence TTGAGCGAAATAAGCCGAGAGCAGGTCTCGTTTTGGAAGCGGCACTGGTTTACGGTTGCGGCTGGAGTGTTGGCCCTGCTGGTCGTGGGTGTCTTTGGCTACCAGTATATGCAAAAAAGCCAGATTCCCGTTTTAAAACAGACGAATGACTTTACCTTGGACAGCATCGACGGTTCCAAATACACCATGTTTGAGCATAATGGAAAGGTGCGGCTGGTGGAGTTTATGTTTACCCACTGCCCGGACATTTGCCCGGCGACCACCTTTAACATGTCCAAGCTGCAAGAGAAATTGAAGGAAAAGGGGACTTTTGGCAACAAAGTCGAGTTTGTGACCATCACGTTTGACCCCGAACGCGATACGGTCGACGTTCTGCAAAAATACGCGGAGCAATTCAACGTAGATTTCAGCGGCTGGCATTTCCTTCGGGGAGAAGAGGCTGACATCGAAAAGGTGACAAAGGATTACGGCATGGCTGTACTGAAACAGCCGGACGGCTCCTTTGCACATACGGCTCGCATCTTCCTCATCGACAAAGAGGGAAAAATGCGCCGCGCTTACGGTATGGCGTCGGATATGGATCAGGATCTGATCTTGCAAGAGATGAGCCAGTTGGCGAAGTAG
- a CDS encoding BrxA/BrxB family bacilliredoxin yields MMSYEAYMSQVIQPMRDELTRVGFTELKTVEEVEKALSELKGTALVVVNSVCGCAAGLARPAVAHSLNHAKKPDHLYTVFAGQDKEATAKAREYFEGYAPSSPSFAVMKDGKIMTMIERHQIENNDLGTISKLLTDAYDTYCE; encoded by the coding sequence ATGATGTCCTATGAGGCATATATGAGTCAAGTAATCCAGCCCATGCGTGATGAACTGACACGCGTAGGGTTTACCGAACTGAAAACAGTAGAAGAAGTGGAAAAAGCACTGTCTGAGCTGAAAGGAACGGCTCTGGTCGTCGTCAATTCCGTCTGCGGCTGCGCGGCTGGACTGGCTCGTCCCGCAGTAGCTCACTCCTTGAACCATGCGAAAAAGCCGGACCATCTGTACACCGTCTTCGCCGGTCAGGATAAAGAAGCGACGGCAAAAGCACGCGAGTATTTTGAAGGCTATGCTCCGTCTTCGCCATCCTTTGCTGTGATGAAGGACGGCAAGATCATGACCATGATCGAGCGCCACCAAATCGAGAACAATGATTTGGGCACTATTTCCAAGCTGCTGACAGACGCCTACGACACCTATTGCGAATAA
- a CDS encoding bile acid:sodium symporter family protein, translated as MKTLEKVSDFVGKTFAIWVLLFACLAFFSPDTFKWIGKYITPLLGIIMFGMGLTVSPSDFREVFRRPKDVAIGVLGQFLIMPLLAFGLAKGLQLPPEIAVGVILVGCCPGGTASNVMTFLAKGDVPLSVSITSVTTLLAPIVTPALILLFASQWVPVDAMALLWSILQIVIIPIVLGFIVKTLFKKPAEAGAKALPLISTFAIVAIVAAVVAGSQQKIATTGLAIFAVVILHNGLGLLLGYFFGKLFGMDRAKQKAISIEVGMQNSGLGVAIATAHFSPLSAVPSAIFSVWHNISGPIVATIFSRMKNDKES; from the coding sequence GTGAAAACGCTGGAGAAAGTTAGTGATTTTGTCGGCAAGACGTTTGCCATCTGGGTTCTGCTATTTGCTTGCCTGGCATTTTTCTCACCGGATACGTTTAAATGGATCGGCAAATACATCACGCCTTTGCTCGGTATCATCATGTTCGGGATGGGGCTGACCGTATCACCGTCCGACTTTCGGGAGGTATTCCGCCGTCCCAAGGATGTCGCGATTGGGGTGCTCGGCCAATTTCTGATCATGCCGCTGCTGGCTTTTGGTTTGGCGAAAGGACTGCAGCTTCCGCCTGAAATCGCCGTTGGTGTCATCCTGGTCGGATGCTGCCCGGGCGGTACCGCATCCAACGTCATGACTTTCCTGGCCAAAGGGGACGTCCCGTTGTCTGTGTCGATTACGTCGGTTACCACCTTGCTGGCGCCGATCGTCACACCTGCACTGATTCTGCTGTTTGCCAGCCAATGGGTGCCGGTGGATGCAATGGCGCTGCTCTGGTCCATTCTGCAAATTGTGATCATTCCGATTGTTCTCGGTTTTATAGTGAAAACGTTGTTTAAAAAGCCAGCGGAAGCAGGGGCGAAAGCTCTCCCGCTGATCTCCACCTTTGCGATCGTGGCGATCGTGGCAGCCGTAGTAGCAGGCAGCCAGCAAAAAATCGCGACCACAGGACTTGCCATTTTTGCGGTTGTGATCCTGCACAACGGTTTGGGGCTTTTGCTTGGCTACTTCTTTGGCAAACTGTTCGGCATGGATCGGGCGAAACAAAAAGCAATTTCCATCGAAGTCGGCATGCAGAACTCCGGGTTGGGCGTAGCGATTGCAACGGCTCACTTCTCACCGCTGTCCGCAGTTCCCAGCGCGATTTTCAGCGTCTGGCACAATATCTCCGGCCCAATCGTGGCGACGATCTTCAGCCGGATGAAAAACGACAAAGAATCATAA
- the rnjA gene encoding ribonuclease J1: MSDVKIFAMGGLGEIGKNMYCVEYEDEIVIIDCGVKFPENEMFGIDLVIPDVSYLVNNQHKIKALLLTHGHEDHIGAIPYVLKQIKVPIYGGRLTLGLVKAKLEEHRMQNDVTLIPISEDTEIPFEKLKATFFRTNHSIPDSFGVVIDTPEGMVIHTGDFKFDMTPVGKTTEYGKIARIGSSGDVLALLSDSTNSERYGFTMSERTVGEGILDVVQKARGRIILATFASNVHRLQQVVDAAAECNRKVAVIGRSMEKVFLIGQELGYITMPEGMLIDIKHIDNYADNQVLIICTGSQGEPMAALTRIASGSHRSVTIYPEDTVIISASPIPGNTVNVSRTIDKLYRAGANVVLSSVFDIHASGHGSSEELKLMLNFIRPKYFIPIHGEYRMLKTHSKLAQQVGIDESNIYIMDNGEVLNCSREKAWLSKVPAGIVLIDGSGVGDVGNIVLRDRKHLAEDGLMVVVVSLDMKNFKILTGPDIVSRGFVYVRGSESLIQEATVLVRQRLQEALDKKIKEWSELKSQINEVIKPFIYEKTGRNPMILTILMEV; encoded by the coding sequence TTGAGTGACGTGAAGATTTTCGCGATGGGCGGTCTCGGCGAAATCGGGAAAAATATGTACTGTGTCGAGTACGAAGACGAGATCGTGATTATCGACTGCGGGGTGAAATTCCCTGAAAACGAGATGTTCGGGATTGATTTGGTCATCCCCGACGTTTCTTATCTGGTGAACAACCAGCATAAGATCAAGGCGCTTTTGTTGACACACGGCCATGAGGATCACATTGGCGCCATCCCGTACGTGTTGAAGCAAATCAAGGTGCCGATTTACGGTGGACGCCTGACCCTGGGCTTGGTCAAGGCAAAGCTGGAAGAGCACCGGATGCAAAATGACGTGACCCTGATTCCCATTTCGGAGGATACGGAAATTCCGTTTGAGAAACTGAAGGCGACGTTTTTCCGGACCAATCACAGCATCCCGGACTCATTCGGGGTTGTGATCGATACACCGGAGGGAATGGTCATTCACACAGGGGACTTTAAATTTGACATGACCCCGGTCGGAAAGACTACAGAGTACGGCAAAATCGCCCGGATCGGAAGCTCTGGAGATGTGCTCGCGCTTCTTTCCGACAGTACAAACAGCGAGCGCTACGGGTTTACGATGTCGGAGCGGACTGTCGGCGAAGGCATTCTGGACGTCGTCCAAAAAGCGCGGGGACGCATTATCCTGGCTACTTTTGCGTCCAACGTACACCGCTTGCAGCAGGTCGTGGATGCCGCAGCCGAGTGCAACCGCAAAGTAGCGGTCATCGGCCGCAGCATGGAAAAGGTCTTTCTCATCGGCCAAGAGCTGGGGTATATCACGATGCCCGAGGGCATGCTGATCGACATCAAGCATATCGACAACTACGCGGACAACCAGGTGCTGATTATCTGCACAGGCAGCCAGGGTGAGCCGATGGCCGCACTGACCAGAATCGCTTCCGGTTCCCATCGGAGTGTGACGATCTACCCGGAAGACACAGTGATTATCTCGGCATCGCCGATTCCGGGGAACACGGTCAATGTCAGCCGCACGATTGACAAACTGTATCGCGCCGGTGCCAATGTCGTGCTCAGCTCCGTCTTTGACATCCACGCCTCCGGTCACGGCAGCAGTGAAGAGCTGAAGCTGATGCTAAACTTCATCCGGCCGAAGTACTTCATCCCGATTCACGGGGAGTATCGGATGCTGAAGACACACTCCAAGCTGGCACAGCAGGTTGGGATTGACGAGAGCAACATCTACATCATGGACAACGGGGAAGTTCTCAACTGCAGCCGCGAAAAAGCCTGGCTCAGCAAGGTTCCGGCAGGTATCGTCCTGATTGATGGCAGCGGTGTGGGCGATGTGGGCAATATCGTGCTCAGAGACCGCAAACATCTGGCGGAGGATGGCCTGATGGTGGTCGTGGTCAGCCTGGACATGAAAAACTTCAAAATCCTCACGGGACCTGACATCGTCAGCCGAGGTTTCGTCTACGTGCGCGGGTCGGAGTCACTGATCCAGGAGGCAACCGTACTGGTGCGCCAGCGACTGCAGGAGGCGCTGGACAAAAAGATCAAGGAATGGTCCGAGCTGAAGTCGCAGATAAATGAAGTGATCAAGCCGTTCATTTATGAAAAAACGGGACGAAATCCGATGATCTTGACAATCCTGATGGAAGTTTAG